From one Paenibacillus sp. FSL K6-1330 genomic stretch:
- a CDS encoding DUF4097 family beta strand repeat-containing protein: MNRKWLFSLAIALILVGIIGMALNKFKFGEELVSYQNRWDLQDAVNLKKLTIASNINISFAFEDSGDSNGYIAFDGKLKPEHVDILKRFNPSGPEVKLDLTTPSTFQLMSVDFRSPKGKLTILLPSSTKLDELDLSTLSDNIQVSGASSKMIDISVKSGDINMSGIQAEQLSVENISGNIRGSDIRASTQMVNHSGNVVLKNMEGPVDVEVTSGNVNVGLLGVSSVNILCRSGNVKVQPDPSFRGFYDLKTLSGDVSAPESLKETTDTIQVETYSGNIDIVH, encoded by the coding sequence GTGAACAGAAAATGGTTGTTCAGTTTAGCAATCGCACTTATATTGGTAGGAATCATTGGCATGGCCTTGAACAAGTTTAAATTCGGTGAAGAGCTTGTCAGCTATCAGAATCGATGGGATCTGCAGGATGCCGTAAATTTGAAAAAATTAACTATTGCTAGCAATATTAATATCAGCTTCGCGTTTGAGGACAGCGGCGATTCGAACGGATATATCGCGTTTGACGGCAAATTAAAACCGGAGCATGTCGATATTCTTAAAAGATTTAATCCATCAGGCCCTGAGGTGAAATTGGATCTGACTACACCTTCCACTTTTCAGTTGATGAGTGTGGACTTTCGTTCACCGAAAGGAAAACTGACCATTTTGCTTCCATCAAGCACAAAACTCGACGAACTCGATTTATCGACGCTCTCAGACAATATCCAGGTAAGCGGAGCTTCCTCCAAGATGATTGACATCTCCGTGAAGTCAGGCGACATTAACATGAGCGGAATACAAGCCGAGCAGTTAAGCGTTGAGAACATTTCAGGAAATATTCGCGGTTCTGACATCCGGGCATCCACCCAGATGGTCAATCATTCGGGAAATGTCGTGCTGAAAAATATGGAAGGTCCCGTCGACGTTGAGGTCACTTCCGGAAACGTAAACGTGGGATTGCTTGGCGTTTCATCGGTTAATATCCTGTGCAGATCCGGCAATGTGAAAGTGCAGCCTGACCCGTCCTTCCGGGGATTCTATGACCTTAAGACACTATCGGGAGACGTTTCAGCGCCGGAGTCACTGAAAGAAACAACCGATACCATCCAAGTGGAAACCTATTCCGGAAATATCGATATCGTACATTAA
- a CDS encoding FMN-dependent NADH-azoreductase, whose amino-acid sequence MSNVLFIKANNRAIEQSVSVKMYHAFLESFKASHPEDQITELDLFAENLPYYDGTAINGMFKAAQGLESTPEEQAAAANVSKYLDQFLAADKIVLAFPLWNMTVPAVLHTYIDYLNQAGKTFKYTPQGVVGLVTGKKVVILNARGGNYSEGPMAAAEMAVNFVMGNLRQWGVQDIETLIIEGHNQFPDEAEMIVQNGLELVKKAAAGF is encoded by the coding sequence ATGTCTAATGTACTATTCATCAAAGCAAACAACAGAGCCATCGAACAATCGGTAAGCGTAAAAATGTACCATGCGTTTTTGGAATCCTTCAAAGCAAGTCATCCGGAAGACCAAATCACGGAGCTTGACCTTTTTGCAGAGAATCTTCCTTATTATGACGGCACAGCCATTAACGGTATGTTCAAAGCTGCTCAAGGATTGGAATCTACCCCCGAAGAGCAGGCAGCTGCTGCGAATGTAAGCAAATATCTTGACCAGTTTCTTGCTGCTGACAAAATCGTGCTCGCTTTCCCATTGTGGAACATGACCGTACCTGCCGTTCTTCATACCTATATCGACTACCTGAACCAAGCAGGCAAAACGTTCAAATATACGCCGCAAGGCGTTGTAGGTCTGGTGACAGGCAAAAAAGTCGTCATCCTGAATGCTCGTGGAGGTAACTATTCGGAGGGACCTATGGCCGCGGCTGAGATGGCAGTTAACTTCGTAATGGGTAATCTTCGTCAATGGGGCGTGCAAGATATCGAAACCCTCATCATCGAAGGCCACAACCAATTCCCTGATGAAGCGGAAATGATCGTTCAGAACGGTCTCGAGCTCGTTAAAAAGGCTGCTGCCGGTTTCTAA
- a CDS encoding DUF2087 domain-containing protein: MMEPIASEAYKASVLRNFITKDGTLRSIPAQYKKKLVILEYLVEQLEAGKEYPEKDINAFIKRYHADYATIRREFIIHQYMSRDHEIYTRNPRELWTQWEKV; encoded by the coding sequence ATGATGGAACCAATTGCAAGTGAAGCCTATAAGGCATCCGTTCTCCGGAATTTTATAACGAAAGACGGAACGCTGCGTTCCATTCCGGCCCAGTACAAAAAGAAACTCGTCATATTGGAGTATCTGGTAGAGCAGCTTGAAGCAGGGAAAGAATATCCGGAAAAGGATATCAATGCGTTTATCAAGCGTTATCATGCGGATTATGCGACCATTCGGCGGGAATTTATCATTCATCAATATATGAGCCGTGATCATGAAATCTATACACGTAACCCGCGCGAGTTATGGACCCAATGGGAAAAGGTTTAA
- a CDS encoding YpdA family putative bacillithiol disulfide reductase translates to MLDVLIIGAGPCGLSAAIECRNRGLSCEIIDKHNVVHSIYLYPTHMQFFSTAEMLEIGEVPFAISNDKPFRHEALAYYRRVARHFNLKISPYEEALTITKQPDGSFQVKTQRRGGVESIREAKHVVIATGYFDHPNYIGIPGEDLEKVTHYFREAHPYAGMKTAIIGGSNSAVDAAMELIRVGAEVTMVYRGEEVSQNIKPWVRPLFDSMVQKGHIQLHLNSRVVQIAESSITVLSNQGQETIIENDFVLALTGFRPDRKLLASSGVELDEDMEKPLYNPDTMETNVSGLYVAGVIASGRNANEVFIESGRLHGRLIAEHLVSNA, encoded by the coding sequence ATGCTCGACGTCTTAATTATCGGCGCAGGCCCATGTGGTCTCTCAGCTGCCATTGAATGCCGCAACCGGGGCCTCAGCTGCGAGATCATTGATAAACACAATGTAGTTCATTCCATTTATCTCTATCCAACGCATATGCAGTTTTTCAGTACGGCTGAAATGCTTGAAATCGGAGAAGTTCCGTTCGCGATATCGAATGATAAACCGTTTCGGCACGAGGCACTGGCTTATTATCGCAGAGTTGCCAGACACTTTAATCTGAAGATCTCCCCATACGAAGAAGCTCTCACCATAACCAAGCAGCCTGACGGCAGCTTTCAGGTAAAGACCCAGCGCCGCGGCGGTGTAGAGTCCATACGAGAAGCCAAACACGTAGTCATTGCTACGGGTTATTTTGATCATCCGAATTATATTGGCATTCCTGGAGAAGACTTGGAGAAAGTTACCCATTATTTCCGGGAAGCCCATCCGTATGCTGGAATGAAAACCGCGATCATTGGCGGCAGTAATTCCGCTGTGGATGCTGCCATGGAGCTCATCCGTGTCGGAGCCGAGGTCACGATGGTATATCGGGGTGAGGAAGTTTCACAGAACATCAAACCTTGGGTACGTCCTCTGTTCGATAGTATGGTGCAAAAGGGACATATCCAGCTTCACTTGAACTCGCGTGTCGTACAAATCGCAGAGTCTTCCATTACCGTCCTTTCGAATCAAGGCCAGGAAACAATCATTGAAAATGATTTTGTACTGGCATTGACCGGATTCCGTCCTGATCGGAAATTGCTTGCCTCCTCCGGCGTTGAACTGGATGAAGACATGGAGAAGCCGCTCTATAATCCGGATACGATGGAGACCAATGTTTCGGGACTCTATGTCGCTGGTGTCATTGCATCCGGTCGTAATGCCAATGAGGTGTTTATTGAGTCAGGGAGACTACACGGTCGTTTGATTGCCGAGCACTTGGTCTCGAACGCTTAA
- a CDS encoding DUF441 domain-containing protein — protein MDVTSLILLAMAGIGIISSNSAVTIAMLALLLIRVTGFQQAFPWLEKYGLTVGIIILTIGVMSPLASGKMSLQTIGESFLNWKSLLAIAVGMLVAYLGGRGATLMGSNPTVVAGLLVGTVLGVALFRGVPVGPLIAAGLLSLLIGKS, from the coding sequence ATGGACGTAACTTCACTCATCCTGCTGGCAATGGCGGGAATTGGCATTATCAGCAGCAATTCTGCCGTGACGATTGCGATGCTGGCATTGCTTCTCATCCGTGTAACCGGCTTTCAGCAAGCATTCCCATGGCTGGAGAAATACGGACTGACGGTCGGCATTATCATTCTCACCATAGGTGTCATGTCACCGCTGGCCAGCGGCAAAATGAGCCTGCAAACGATCGGCGAATCCTTCCTGAACTGGAAATCTCTTTTGGCCATCGCCGTCGGCATGCTTGTCGCTTATCTGGGCGGTCGTGGTGCCACGCTGATGGGAAGCAATCCCACCGTGGTTGCCGGTCTTCTTGTTGGCACGGTACTTGGGGTCGCCCTATTCCGCGGCGTGCCCGTCGGGCCGCTCATCGCCGCCGGTCTGTTATCCCTGCTCATCGGTAAATCGTGA
- a CDS encoding decaprenyl-phosphate phosphoribosyltransferase, with amino-acid sequence MSSTNTESAAAPPRQLPMLLFRQLRPKQWTKNLLIFAAPLFSFEVVNPGVLFDTLIGFFLLSFVSGCVYIVNDYADREADRNHPVKKYRPMASGALPPKLAIAFGVLLLIASLAVSYFLNPLFTVLLVLYFAMNVAYSFRLKHVVIIDIMIIAAGFVLRAIAGGLVIHVPFTPWFLLCTMLLSLFLAIGKRRHELHLLQHDKGSHRKVLDQYSFDLLDQMSSIVTTATIISYSLFTFTSGRTVHLMWTIPLVIYGMFRYLYLIHIEKKGGAPDRVLLEDTHILVTVILYVISVIGILVYFE; translated from the coding sequence TTGTCTTCAACGAATACCGAATCGGCGGCTGCTCCGCCTAGGCAGCTTCCCATGCTGCTCTTCAGGCAGCTGAGGCCGAAGCAATGGACCAAAAATCTGCTCATATTTGCAGCCCCCCTCTTCTCGTTTGAAGTGGTAAATCCAGGCGTGCTCTTCGACACCCTGATCGGTTTTTTCCTGTTGTCCTTCGTTTCCGGCTGCGTCTATATTGTGAACGATTATGCCGATCGCGAAGCGGATCGCAACCATCCGGTAAAGAAATACCGTCCCATGGCCTCGGGTGCGCTGCCGCCCAAGCTGGCTATTGCATTCGGCGTGCTGCTGCTAATCGCTTCGCTGGCCGTATCTTATTTCCTAAATCCGCTGTTTACCGTGTTATTGGTGCTCTATTTTGCCATGAACGTAGCCTACTCCTTCCGGCTGAAGCATGTTGTCATCATTGACATCATGATTATCGCGGCCGGGTTCGTGCTGCGAGCCATCGCGGGCGGACTGGTCATCCACGTCCCGTTCACGCCATGGTTCCTTCTCTGTACGATGCTGCTATCGCTCTTCCTGGCGATCGGCAAGAGACGACATGAGCTCCATCTGCTGCAGCATGACAAAGGCTCTCACCGCAAGGTGCTCGATCAATATTCGTTCGATCTGCTGGACCAGATGAGCAGCATTGTCACCACAGCAACCATCATCAGTTATTCACTGTTTACCTTTACGTCAGGCAGAACCGTTCACCTCATGTGGACCATACCGCTTGTCATATATGGGATGTTCCGCTATCTTTATCTGATTCATATCGAGAAAAAAGGCGGGGCTCCGGACCGGGTGCTCCTGGAGGACACACACATCCTGGTCACCGTGATCCTCTATGTCATCAGCGTTATCGGAATTTTAGTATACTTTGAATAA
- a CDS encoding HAD family hydrolase, which produces MKQKFAIFDIDKTVIHTDSMFQFLKYGIRKKPSTAPFILKVVLHSVLYKLRLLEAEKAKSAYFHAMRHMDDADLKHFYETELKPAIFPAALKEMQRKKSEGYHVLLVTASPDAYMRYFAELPCVDTVIATKLSVREGRFTSMIEGNNCKGEEKVNRIQQYLNERQLSIDYAASCAYSDSLSDLPMFGLVKYKYLINQKSAQGCEGLTWNR; this is translated from the coding sequence ATGAAACAGAAATTCGCAATCTTTGACATCGACAAAACGGTCATCCATACAGACTCCATGTTTCAGTTTTTAAAATATGGTATTCGAAAAAAACCGTCTACAGCACCCTTCATTCTGAAAGTCGTGCTGCATTCCGTGCTGTACAAGCTCCGTCTTCTGGAGGCTGAGAAGGCAAAGAGCGCTTATTTTCATGCGATGCGCCATATGGATGATGCCGACCTGAAACATTTTTACGAAACGGAATTAAAACCTGCCATCTTTCCGGCTGCGCTGAAGGAAATGCAGCGAAAAAAAAGCGAGGGTTATCATGTGCTGCTTGTAACGGCGTCCCCCGACGCTTACATGAGATACTTTGCAGAGCTTCCTTGCGTCGATACCGTGATCGCTACGAAACTTTCCGTACGGGAAGGACGCTTTACCTCGATGATTGAAGGAAACAATTGTAAGGGGGAGGAAAAAGTGAACCGGATTCAGCAGTACTTGAACGAGCGGCAACTGAGCATTGATTATGCAGCTTCCTGCGCTTACTCCGATTCCTTGTCCGACCTCCCTATGTTCGGGCTCGTCAAATACAAATATTTGATCAATCAGAAATCTGCTCAGGGATGCGAGGGATTAACATGGAACAGATAA
- a CDS encoding EamA family transporter encodes MEQIKVQSAPPHLGKLFMVLSAFLTATGQLFWKWGHANLIYMGIGFICYGLGAILMIKSFSLEKLSVAYPLMCISYIVALFYGDFFLDEPLTLQKLAAVALLGIGVTLTSYEK; translated from the coding sequence ATGGAACAGATAAAAGTGCAGAGCGCCCCGCCCCACCTGGGCAAGCTGTTCATGGTTCTATCGGCTTTTTTGACGGCTACCGGCCAGCTGTTCTGGAAATGGGGCCACGCCAACTTGATATACATGGGAATCGGTTTTATCTGCTACGGCCTCGGGGCCATTCTCATGATCAAATCGTTTTCATTGGAGAAGCTCTCCGTTGCCTATCCTCTGATGTGTATCAGCTATATTGTGGCTCTGTTTTATGGTGATTTTTTTCTGGATGAACCATTAACCCTGCAAAAACTGGCAGCCGTAGCCCTGCTTGGAATCGGGGTGACATTAACTTCCTATGAAAAATGA
- a CDS encoding EamA family transporter: MKNDGFLYLLLLLMTLLGSLGSVFFKGYTANKQIKLLLIGFLSYGLGALLNIYLLGELPYTLVMPANALTFLWALLFAKLVFKETIGIRKIAGVAFIISGLLLLIW; the protein is encoded by the coding sequence ATGAAAAATGACGGGTTCCTATACTTGCTTCTGCTCCTGATGACCTTACTCGGCTCACTGGGCAGCGTATTCTTCAAAGGATATACCGCAAACAAACAAATCAAGCTGCTGCTGATCGGTTTTCTTAGTTACGGATTGGGAGCCTTGTTAAACATATACCTTCTAGGAGAGCTTCCTTATACGCTGGTTATGCCGGCGAATGCACTTACGTTTCTCTGGGCGTTACTGTTTGCCAAACTGGTATTCAAGGAAACCATCGGGATCCGAAAAATCGCTGGCGTCGCTTTTATTATTTCCGGATTGCTCCTGCTGATCTGGTAA
- a CDS encoding DUF6080 domain-containing protein, with product MTFFSYLFRHKKDNYTAIGLSVCLALWYVFMNLPFVAYIKDHAAELMPHSPFYGAPFTLNLFNFDPSMEYGPENISIIHPFINFLTSPLTTMIGSSNLPYLLIQSVLNAFSAALVYYIVRRSGASWLLSLVTAAFFGISSYSLFTAFIPDSYAYAQFMIILSAVYLHYGRLTNRFAVMPNASLALINFGITSTNVATFAGALLISQFDRKQKDTFKRFIMIMLVFLGMAVIVTLLQHLLFSGKSWIANVFSSVQNGALSYVSPFSFEHHSRVFYMLFVSPILSPELAMIDPGIAAFVTNLAKPYPIHVHIVGIGMLILAVLSFIKGIRSRDTWAFGIYILFAILLHIIVGFGLATYAYDLYLYAGHYLFALFVLAALFIAKTKNLRIQQALTGIMVLFLLITLVNNIVLHGQTLDYIQTTYDTVFKNIEK from the coding sequence ATGACTTTCTTCAGTTATTTATTTCGACATAAAAAAGATAATTACACGGCGATTGGCCTAAGCGTCTGTCTGGCCCTATGGTATGTGTTCATGAACCTTCCGTTCGTAGCCTACATCAAGGATCATGCAGCCGAGTTGATGCCTCATAGCCCATTCTATGGTGCGCCCTTTACGCTGAATCTGTTCAACTTCGATCCTTCAATGGAATATGGACCGGAAAACATCTCAATTATCCATCCGTTCATTAATTTCCTGACCAGTCCGTTAACAACGATGATCGGGAGCTCCAACCTCCCTTATCTTCTGATTCAATCGGTCCTGAACGCTTTTAGCGCAGCGCTGGTCTACTACATCGTCCGAAGAAGCGGAGCCAGCTGGTTGTTGTCTCTTGTCACGGCGGCTTTCTTCGGAATCAGCTCTTATTCGCTGTTCACGGCATTCATACCGGATTCCTACGCTTATGCGCAGTTTATGATCATCCTATCAGCCGTTTATTTGCACTATGGCCGGCTTACGAATCGATTTGCCGTCATGCCGAATGCCTCCCTGGCCCTGATTAATTTCGGCATCACGTCTACGAATGTAGCTACGTTCGCAGGAGCACTGCTGATCAGCCAGTTCGATAGAAAACAAAAGGACACGTTTAAACGGTTTATCATGATCATGCTGGTTTTCCTGGGGATGGCGGTGATCGTAACTCTGCTTCAACACTTGCTGTTCTCAGGTAAATCGTGGATCGCCAACGTGTTTTCAAGCGTGCAGAACGGTGCGCTCAGCTACGTTTCTCCTTTTTCATTTGAGCACCATTCCCGAGTCTTCTACATGCTATTTGTAAGTCCCATCCTGTCGCCTGAGCTTGCCATGATCGATCCGGGAATCGCTGCATTCGTGACGAATTTGGCCAAGCCGTATCCGATTCATGTCCATATCGTCGGTATCGGGATGCTTATCCTTGCGGTTCTATCCTTCATTAAGGGTATCCGTTCCCGCGATACCTGGGCATTTGGCATCTATATTCTGTTCGCGATTCTGCTGCACATCATCGTTGGGTTTGGTTTGGCTACGTATGCTTACGATCTGTACTTGTACGCAGGACATTATCTGTTTGCCCTGTTTGTGCTTGCAGCACTGTTTATTGCCAAAACAAAGAACCTCCGGATTCAACAAGCTCTGACCGGCATCATGGTACTGTTCCTGCTGATCACCTTGGTGAACAATATCGTATTACACGGGCAGACGCTGGACTATATTCAGACGACTTATGACACGGTGTTCAAGAATATCGAGAAATAA
- a CDS encoding ABC transporter ATP-binding protein has product MKSWKIYYPFVKPYMKWIILTLIIGMIKFAIPLLLPMIMKYVVDDLLINQQMTIEQKIQDLMWILAGTLVLFVVVRGPVEYLRQYFAQFITSRILFDMRNRLYAHLQRLSLRYYQNTKVGEAISRFINDVEQSKNLVEVGMMNIWLDMFTLVFVLIVMFFMNPVLTLVAISILPLYGLAVNLLYKRLKRLTKDRSQALAGIQAYLHERIQGISVIRSFTLERYDQKKFEGINGNFLKKAMAQTRWNALTFSIINTLTDIAPILVIGYGGYRVIQGDLTLGTFVAFFGYLDRLYAPLRRLINSSTVLTQASASLERVKELMDEPYDIVDRPGAKTLKTAGQIEFDRVSFKYNDAAGWVLQDINLTIKQGQTVAFVGMSGGGKSSLIGLIPRFYDVQQGAVKINGHDVRDLTLDSLRGSVGMVLQDNFLFSGSVRENILFGNPEADEQRIVAAAKAANAHDFITQLPQGYETEVGERGVKLSGGQKQRLAIARVFLKDPDILVLDEATSALDLESEHLIQQALQSLSNNRTTLIVAHRLSTITHADQIVVLENGRITEQGTHGELMNLDGSYARLYNVQHLEN; this is encoded by the coding sequence TTGAAATCATGGAAAATCTATTATCCGTTCGTTAAGCCATATATGAAGTGGATCATCCTGACCCTTATTATCGGCATGATCAAATTTGCAATTCCGTTGTTACTGCCCATGATCATGAAATATGTCGTGGATGATCTGCTAATCAACCAGCAGATGACCATTGAACAGAAAATCCAGGATCTGATGTGGATTCTCGCCGGGACCCTGGTGCTGTTTGTCGTTGTACGTGGTCCGGTGGAATATTTGCGGCAGTATTTTGCCCAGTTCATTACCAGTCGTATTTTATTCGATATGCGTAATCGACTGTATGCCCATCTGCAGCGGTTATCCCTTCGTTACTATCAGAATACCAAGGTAGGCGAGGCGATATCGCGCTTTATCAATGATGTGGAACAATCCAAGAACCTGGTAGAAGTCGGTATGATGAACATCTGGCTGGATATGTTTACATTGGTGTTTGTATTAATCGTCATGTTCTTCATGAATCCCGTTCTGACGCTGGTTGCCATCTCGATTCTTCCTCTCTACGGGTTAGCGGTGAATTTGCTGTATAAGCGGCTTAAGCGCTTGACTAAGGACCGGTCGCAGGCTCTCGCAGGCATTCAAGCGTACCTGCATGAGCGGATTCAAGGGATCTCGGTTATCCGCAGCTTTACTCTGGAGCGGTACGACCAGAAGAAATTCGAAGGCATCAACGGCAATTTTCTGAAAAAAGCGATGGCGCAGACCCGCTGGAATGCGCTCACCTTCTCCATTATCAACACACTCACCGATATTGCGCCTATTCTGGTTATCGGTTATGGAGGATATCGGGTGATTCAGGGAGATCTGACATTAGGTACATTTGTTGCCTTCTTTGGTTATCTTGACAGGCTGTATGCGCCCCTTCGCCGCTTGATCAACTCGTCAACGGTGCTGACACAGGCTTCAGCTTCGCTGGAAAGGGTCAAGGAGCTCATGGACGAGCCATATGACATCGTGGACCGTCCGGGTGCAAAAACGCTCAAGACAGCAGGACAGATCGAGTTTGACCGCGTAAGCTTCAAGTACAATGATGCCGCAGGCTGGGTGCTGCAAGATATTAACCTGACCATCAAGCAGGGGCAGACGGTTGCCTTCGTCGGCATGAGCGGCGGCGGCAAATCATCCCTGATTGGATTGATACCGAGATTTTACGATGTACAGCAGGGAGCAGTGAAGATTAACGGTCACGATGTCAGGGATTTGACGCTGGACAGCCTGCGCGGATCGGTGGGGATGGTCCTGCAGGACAACTTCCTGTTTAGCGGATCCGTTCGTGAAAATATATTGTTTGGCAATCCGGAAGCGGATGAGCAGAGAATCGTCGCCGCTGCCAAAGCCGCCAATGCGCATGATTTCATCACCCAGTTGCCGCAAGGCTATGAGACCGAAGTGGGGGAACGGGGCGTCAAGCTCTCGGGCGGGCAGAAGCAGAGACTTGCCATCGCCAGAGTCTTCCTCAAGGATCCGGACATTCTGGTGCTGGATGAGGCGACTTCGGCGCTGGACCTGGAGTCCGAGCATCTGATACAGCAGGCGCTGCAGTCCTTGTCCAACAATCGCACCACATTGATCGTGGCCCATCGCCTTTCTACCATTACGCATGCTGATCAAATCGTTGTGCTGGAGAATGGCAGAATTACAGAGCAAGGCACGCATGGCGAGCTGATGAATCTGGATGGAAGTTATGCCAGACTATACAACGTGCAGCATTTGGAGAATTAA
- a CDS encoding ADP-heptose synthase, whose amino-acid sequence MTRIFVTEAVMLAIYGQLLVPPKPVEYIIPYTTILELYELHTTEEHLMNSSADDQHVKIKIGELISYFEEPLNKKKIERALQVPWSKSPTIPVSETTRVSVMNTMDTAPYGESFDPVETELLLASQRAAAPILTDQYELIQRIVESALPVQVYDIDDFDFALEVPLSGQP is encoded by the coding sequence ATGACCAGAATTTTCGTGACGGAGGCCGTCATGCTGGCCATTTACGGTCAGCTGTTAGTACCACCTAAACCCGTCGAGTACATCATTCCGTACACTACCATTTTGGAATTATATGAGCTTCATACCACCGAGGAACATCTCATGAATAGCAGTGCTGATGACCAGCACGTCAAGATAAAGATTGGCGAATTGATTTCCTATTTTGAAGAACCACTGAACAAAAAGAAAATCGAGCGCGCCCTGCAGGTGCCTTGGTCCAAGAGCCCCACCATTCCCGTTAGTGAAACTACCCGGGTCTCGGTCATGAATACCATGGACACCGCACCCTATGGGGAATCCTTCGATCCTGTGGAAACCGAGCTGCTGCTGGCATCCCAAAGAGCCGCGGCTCCCATACTGACCGATCAATACGAATTGATTCAGCGTATCGTCGAAAGCGCTCTTCCCGTTCAGGTCTATGATATCGACGATTTTGATTTTGCATTGGAGGTCCCGCTGTCCGGGCAGCCATAA
- a CDS encoding NUDIX domain-containing protein produces MSVYHRDIRQYIGKRSVVRVKAAVLVLNDNGEILLLKRQNKDEWGLPLGNLKPGEALEDTASRELWEESGQTADDMRLLDLVSGPEYMKKQIGGDEVYYVIGVYAATGLHSAIHLSPNTEVSLKYFDFQALPVMDEITVRLLDKIKKNS; encoded by the coding sequence ATGAGCGTATATCACCGCGATATTCGCCAATACATCGGCAAACGCTCGGTGGTCCGTGTGAAAGCGGCGGTGCTTGTGCTGAACGATAACGGAGAGATTCTGCTCCTGAAGCGGCAGAACAAGGACGAGTGGGGACTTCCACTCGGAAACCTGAAGCCCGGCGAAGCTCTTGAAGACACAGCGTCCAGAGAGCTGTGGGAGGAGAGCGGCCAGACAGCGGATGATATGCGACTCTTGGACCTTGTGTCGGGTCCGGAGTATATGAAGAAGCAAATAGGTGGAGATGAAGTGTATTATGTGATCGGTGTGTATGCGGCAACCGGCCTGCACAGTGCCATTCATTTGTCCCCTAATACGGAAGTATCTCTTAAATATTTTGATTTTCAAGCATTGCCCGTTATGGATGAGATCACGGTCCGCTTGCTGGACAAGATAAAAAAGAACAGCTGA
- a CDS encoding HesB/YadR/YfhF family protein, translated as MQIQVSDQAARWYKKELDLQSGTFVRFFPRYSSGGGLHPGFSLGISVEEPREAGLTEHSEEVTFFMEEQDLWYLEGYTLRVKYEESLDDISYIYEEEGAVN; from the coding sequence ATGCAAATTCAAGTCAGCGACCAGGCGGCACGTTGGTACAAGAAGGAACTTGATCTTCAGTCAGGCACGTTCGTTCGCTTCTTTCCACGATATAGCTCAGGCGGCGGTCTCCATCCCGGATTTTCGCTCGGTATTTCGGTAGAAGAACCAAGAGAAGCGGGACTGACGGAGCATTCCGAAGAGGTAACATTTTTTATGGAAGAACAGGATTTGTGGTACTTGGAGGGATATACGCTACGCGTGAAGTATGAGGAATCCTTGGATGACATTTCGTATATTTATGAAGAAGAGGGCGCAGTGAATTAA